Proteins encoded by one window of Candidatus Scalindua japonica:
- a CDS encoding tetratricopeptide repeat protein: MENSNNILQKALKYHQEGNLNDAAAFYLQVYKTNPHHIDVVFLIGTLYLQSGKLDAAATFLKKVIILNPNHVKAHNNLGIIFQNQGKLDEAVESYYRALNLAPDNAEAFYNLGTVYNKQRKYDKALENYKHAILFRPDNYDAHLNIGNIFQELGKPEDAATCYRKVITLKPDFVIAHNNLGIVLSKLCKHDDALKSFRNALNLKPVDPKIHSNIASALKESGRLDEAMESCKKAIELDSNHAEAYNNLGTILQKTGNHEDAIINYNKAIRLKPEDPDTHNNLGSALKELGRIDEAKVSCRRAIAINPEYADAYNNLGTILQEEGRLDEAITNYKQVIMINVNHAMAYSNLGTALHEQGKFEKALQNCQHAVTLNQHHPYLHNNLGTILQELRKFDEAIVSYNRAIELKPDYAEAYGNLGAVYKKQGNAEDALTYYKKSRELKPLNAEVHKNIGIILEEFGNTHDALISYQKSLQLKHNPGIEIKVALLHPTINESQESIKQYRKNLFKGLEALNTKGLKIEDPTTEIGSTNFFLVYQGLDDKEIQKKIASFHINVCPELSWISPDINKERSQSNKKIKLGIISHYLTNHTIGLLNHGIIKHICRERFHVTLFRFNDEDENATSKAIDCDADDVIVLPRKLKPARQKIAECSLDILFYLEIGMDTLTYFLAFSRLAPVQCVTWGHPVTTGIPNIDYFISSEMAELPGAEKHYTEQLVLPDRLTIYYYRPKLTQELRPREYFGLHKNYNLYVCPQTLFKLHPDFDKTLGNLLRKDKYGLLVLIEGKYKHWEKMLLDRFSRTFSDVIARVKFLPRMATNEYLSLLNISDVLLDPPHYGGGNTSLEAFAFNIPIVTWPGDYLRSRLTLALYKKLNIMECVVDNSVSYVDTAYRLANDKAWRSEITERIKLKADCLYEDRESVHELEQFFEMAIEKAYNRK; encoded by the coding sequence ATGGAAAATTCAAATAATATATTACAAAAAGCATTAAAATATCATCAGGAAGGAAATTTAAATGATGCGGCAGCGTTTTATCTTCAGGTATACAAAACAAATCCGCATCACATTGATGTAGTCTTTTTAATTGGTACTTTATATTTACAATCGGGAAAACTTGATGCTGCTGCTACATTTTTGAAAAAAGTAATTATACTCAATCCAAACCATGTAAAGGCCCACAATAATCTTGGTATTATTTTTCAGAATCAGGGTAAACTTGATGAAGCAGTAGAAAGTTATTATAGAGCATTGAACCTTGCACCAGATAATGCTGAAGCATTCTATAATCTAGGTACTGTATATAACAAACAGCGTAAATATGATAAGGCTCTAGAAAACTACAAACATGCAATACTCTTCAGACCGGATAACTATGATGCACACTTAAATATTGGTAACATTTTCCAGGAACTTGGAAAACCTGAAGATGCCGCAACATGTTATAGGAAAGTAATTACACTTAAACCTGATTTCGTAATAGCGCACAATAACCTTGGCATCGTGCTTTCCAAACTGTGTAAACATGATGACGCACTAAAAAGTTTTAGAAACGCACTAAATCTTAAGCCAGTAGACCCGAAAATACACAGTAATATCGCATCAGCATTGAAAGAGTCCGGCAGGCTGGATGAAGCAATGGAGAGCTGTAAAAAAGCAATTGAATTAGACTCCAATCATGCTGAAGCATACAACAATCTAGGTACTATTTTACAAAAAACCGGTAATCATGAAGATGCTATTATTAACTACAATAAGGCAATAAGACTGAAACCTGAAGACCCTGATACACACAATAACCTGGGTTCAGCACTTAAAGAGTTGGGCAGAATTGATGAAGCCAAGGTTAGTTGCCGTCGTGCAATTGCTATTAATCCTGAATACGCAGACGCCTACAATAATCTTGGTACGATTCTTCAGGAAGAAGGCAGACTTGATGAAGCGATTACAAACTATAAACAAGTGATAATGATTAACGTTAACCATGCCATGGCATACAGTAACCTTGGCACGGCATTGCATGAACAAGGCAAATTTGAAAAGGCGCTACAGAATTGTCAACATGCAGTAACTCTCAATCAACACCATCCTTATTTACACAACAATTTGGGGACTATATTACAGGAATTGAGGAAGTTTGACGAAGCAATTGTAAGCTATAATCGTGCCATTGAACTTAAACCTGACTATGCGGAAGCGTATGGCAATCTTGGTGCTGTCTATAAAAAACAGGGCAATGCTGAAGATGCTTTAACTTATTACAAGAAATCACGAGAACTAAAACCTCTTAATGCTGAGGTACACAAAAATATTGGTATCATACTAGAGGAATTTGGTAATACACATGATGCGCTTATTAGTTATCAAAAATCATTACAATTAAAACATAATCCGGGAATTGAAATAAAGGTAGCTCTACTACATCCCACTATAAATGAGTCGCAGGAATCTATAAAACAGTACAGAAAAAATCTCTTTAAAGGCTTAGAGGCACTGAATACCAAAGGGCTTAAGATTGAAGATCCTACGACAGAAATAGGTTCAACAAATTTCTTCCTTGTATACCAGGGGCTGGATGACAAGGAAATACAGAAAAAAATCGCATCTTTTCATATTAATGTCTGTCCTGAACTTTCCTGGATATCACCTGACATTAATAAAGAACGTTCACAATCAAATAAAAAGATCAAACTAGGCATAATCTCTCACTATCTTACTAACCACACTATCGGACTGTTAAACCATGGAATTATTAAACATATCTGCAGGGAACGTTTTCACGTTACATTATTTCGGTTTAATGACGAAGACGAGAATGCTACGTCAAAAGCCATAGATTGTGATGCAGATGATGTTATTGTGTTGCCGAGAAAGTTAAAACCTGCACGTCAAAAAATTGCAGAATGTTCACTGGATATTTTGTTTTATCTTGAAATTGGTATGGATACTTTAACTTACTTTCTGGCGTTCTCACGTCTGGCACCGGTCCAATGTGTCACATGGGGACACCCTGTAACGACTGGAATTCCTAATATAGACTATTTTATTTCATCTGAAATGGCCGAATTGCCTGGAGCAGAAAAGCATTACACGGAACAACTGGTCCTCCCGGACAGACTAACTATCTATTACTATCGACCCAAGCTTACACAAGAACTACGGCCAAGAGAATATTTTGGTCTACACAAAAATTATAATCTATACGTATGCCCACAGACCCTTTTCAAATTACACCCCGATTTTGACAAAACTCTGGGAAATCTCTTACGTAAAGACAAATATGGATTATTAGTGTTAATCGAAGGAAAATACAAACATTGGGAAAAAATGCTGCTTGACCGTTTCTCCAGAACATTTTCTGATGTTATAGCCCGTGTAAAGTTTCTACCCAGAATGGCTACAAATGAGTATTTATCTTTACTGAATATTTCGGACGTACTTCTGGATCCACCTCACTATGGAGGCGGCAATACAAGTCTGGAGGCTTTTGCATTTAACATTCCGATTGTAACATGGCCGGGTGATTATTTACGCAGCAGACTGACTCTCGCTCTCTATAAGAAGCTAAATATAATGGAATGTGTAGTCGACAATAGTGTGTCATATGTTGATACAGCATATCGACTTGCAAATGATAAAGCATGGAGAAGTGAAATAACAGAAAGAATTAAATTGAAAGCAGATTGTTTGTATGAAGACAGGGAAAGCGTACATGAACTGGAACAATTCTTTGAAATGGCAATTGAAAAAGCATACAACAGAAAATAA